A genomic window from Nematostella vectensis chromosome 9, jaNemVect1.1, whole genome shotgun sequence includes:
- the LOC5512393 gene encoding protein CFAP107 isoform X1 → MPYNKDCKWTLPGWKIEPKYIDRVLIGNWFEERLQFPRDRSFGNSTQRQDFRNTKGRQPERILRRQLALRNWEGVGQQCLLNHHGNSYMTSGLSTHLTDYQHPMRVKSPGKRRWDGHQSSWKPEKLDRQVPESEKNRLLHRRNSTLPVIPTADMYSTETSSNFRTPTEIPQAIREPESVFKYRHRKSDVTPFSPVILRSNK, encoded by the exons ATGCCATACAACAAGGATTGCAAATGGACATTACCTGGCTGGAAAATTGAGCCGAAGTACATCGACAGGGTGCTCATAGGAAATTGGTTTGAAGAACGTCTACAG TTTCCCAGAGACCGCTCTTTCGGTAACAGTACGCAAAGGCAAGACTTCAGAAACACCAAGGGACGGCAACCCGAGAGAATTCTCCGCCGCCAGCTAGCGCTCAGAAATTGG GAAGGCGTAGGCCAGCAGTGCCTTCTAAATCACCATGGCAACTCATACATGACCAGCGGTCTCTCCACACACTTGACAGACTACCAGCATCCAATGCGGGTAAAATCTCCTGGAAAGCGTCGCTGGGATGGACATCAGTCGTCATGGAAACCAGAGAAACTGGACCGCCAAGTTCCGG AGAGTGAGAAGAACAGACTTTTGCATCGAAGG AATTCCACGCTTCCCGTCATCCCCACCGCCGATATGTACAGTACAGAAACAAGCTCTAATTTCCGGACTCCTACAGAGATACCACAGGCCATCCGGGAGCCGGAAAGTGTTTTTAAGTACCGACATAGGAAAAGTGATGTTACCCCATTTTCCCCAGTTATTCTTAGATCAAACAAATAA
- the LOC5512393 gene encoding uncharacterized protein LOC5512393 isoform X2: MPYNKDCKWTLPGWKIEPKYIDRVLIGNWFEERLQEGVGQQCLLNHHGNSYMTSGLSTHLTDYQHPMRVKSPGKRRWDGHQSSWKPEKLDRQVPESEKNRLLHRRNSTLPVIPTADMYSTETSSNFRTPTEIPQAIREPESVFKYRHRKSDVTPFSPVILRSNK; the protein is encoded by the exons ATGCCATACAACAAGGATTGCAAATGGACATTACCTGGCTGGAAAATTGAGCCGAAGTACATCGACAGGGTGCTCATAGGAAATTGGTTTGAAGAACGTCTACAG GAAGGCGTAGGCCAGCAGTGCCTTCTAAATCACCATGGCAACTCATACATGACCAGCGGTCTCTCCACACACTTGACAGACTACCAGCATCCAATGCGGGTAAAATCTCCTGGAAAGCGTCGCTGGGATGGACATCAGTCGTCATGGAAACCAGAGAAACTGGACCGCCAAGTTCCGG AGAGTGAGAAGAACAGACTTTTGCATCGAAGG AATTCCACGCTTCCCGTCATCCCCACCGCCGATATGTACAGTACAGAAACAAGCTCTAATTTCCGGACTCCTACAGAGATACCACAGGCCATCCGGGAGCCGGAAAGTGTTTTTAAGTACCGACATAGGAAAAGTGATGTTACCCCATTTTCCCCAGTTATTCTTAGATCAAACAAATAA